A portion of the Oxynema aestuarii AP17 genome contains these proteins:
- a CDS encoding EAL domain-containing protein has protein sequence MFSKVNDPLRSIGKHLKRHRANRPLESRIPIGRAVVTSSVLTTIFLTIIKFLGAFESLELSLFDWMVRSRPFRDETDERLLIVGITEADIQSRQQWPFSDGLIAEILDILLEDDPAAIGLDLYRDVPLQPGHDRLVEQLNSPKVIGITKLGDRHSEGVPAPPYLPPERVGFNDLILDNDGIVRRNLLYVNREPSGEAVFSFGLQLALKYLQKFDIQPRNSQDNPYQIYLGKATFNPLNVNSGGYQTIDPKGYQILLDYRAPETVARQVSMTQVLAGNVQPEWVKDKIVLIGTVAPSLKDMFFTPYSADGSNVQMAGVVIHAQILSQLLDSSLEGKGLFWFWPEWVEIVWLGLWSGVGGVLVWRSDRPLKLFGLATGAIAAIVASGFGVFLFMGWIPTASAIAALLLSGSGAIASKVLYTLFYDPLTGLPNRAGFVQEMGRLKRRLLKGEQAAKPAASPSTHSTLSTGSTPFIGVVFLDVDRFKTINDGLGHEVGDRLLVAFAKRLQQILGEQRRKSMTDTGLRRTQAMANAKVARVGSDEFAILLENIRQVEEAAGIAEQVRRQLTIPFDIEGHEIYSSASIGMALGPASEDRDLLREAHTAMYRAKVLGKPNLEVFEATMQSNAIARLELETDLRRSLRDNEHLRQKIHDLQLRGEDYSALNSQFPVYYQPIVDLPSGRIAGFEALVRWEHPQRGRVFPGEFIPLAEETGEIIPLGAWVLEEACRQVRQWQQQIPGCEHLTIAINLSGKQFNQLDLLDTIATTLELTQLDPHCVKLEITESVVMDEVEAAIAMLNKMKALNVKLGIDDFGTGYSSLSYLHQFPTDTLKVDRSFVSRMEQGEDKRAIVKTIIDLAHNLNMEVVAEGIETPEELARLRSLACEYGQGYFFAKPLPKHEATALLHSNPRW, from the coding sequence GTGTTTTCTAAAGTCAACGATCCCCTCCGTTCCATCGGCAAACATTTAAAACGACACCGAGCCAATCGCCCCCTGGAATCGAGAATTCCAATCGGTCGGGCGGTGGTCACTTCTAGTGTGCTGACGACGATTTTTTTAACGATTATTAAATTTTTGGGGGCTTTTGAATCTTTAGAATTAAGTCTTTTTGATTGGATGGTGCGATCGCGTCCGTTTCGGGACGAAACCGACGAACGTTTACTCATTGTCGGCATTACGGAAGCGGACATTCAATCGCGCCAACAATGGCCGTTCTCTGATGGCTTAATTGCTGAAATTCTAGACATTCTCCTAGAAGACGATCCGGCGGCGATCGGGTTGGATTTATATCGTGACGTTCCCCTACAACCCGGTCACGATCGCCTCGTCGAACAACTGAACTCTCCCAAAGTTATCGGCATTACCAAACTCGGCGATCGCCACAGCGAAGGCGTTCCCGCACCCCCGTACCTTCCCCCCGAACGAGTGGGCTTTAACGATCTCATTCTCGACAACGACGGGATCGTTCGTCGCAATTTACTCTACGTCAACCGGGAACCTTCCGGTGAAGCGGTCTTTTCTTTTGGCCTCCAACTGGCGTTAAAATATTTACAAAAATTCGATATTCAGCCGCGCAATTCTCAAGACAATCCCTATCAAATTTACTTAGGAAAAGCAACATTCAATCCCCTAAACGTTAATTCCGGCGGCTATCAAACGATCGACCCGAAGGGCTATCAAATTTTACTCGACTATCGCGCCCCCGAAACGGTGGCCAGACAAGTGAGTATGACCCAAGTTCTGGCGGGGAACGTTCAACCGGAATGGGTCAAAGACAAAATTGTCTTGATCGGAACTGTGGCACCGAGTTTGAAAGATATGTTTTTTACCCCGTACAGTGCGGACGGGAGTAACGTTCAAATGGCGGGAGTGGTGATTCACGCCCAAATTCTCAGCCAATTACTCGATAGTTCGTTGGAGGGGAAAGGGTTATTTTGGTTTTGGCCCGAGTGGGTCGAGATCGTCTGGTTGGGGCTGTGGTCTGGGGTCGGCGGGGTGTTGGTGTGGCGCAGCGATCGCCCCTTGAAATTGTTCGGATTGGCGACGGGGGCGATCGCGGCGATCGTCGCCAGTGGCTTTGGGGTGTTTCTATTTATGGGGTGGATCCCGACCGCGTCGGCGATCGCCGCCTTACTCCTGTCCGGTAGCGGCGCGATCGCCTCTAAAGTCCTCTATACTTTGTTTTACGATCCGCTCACCGGATTGCCCAATCGGGCGGGTTTCGTGCAGGAAATGGGACGACTCAAACGGCGATTGTTGAAAGGGGAACAGGCTGCCAAACCCGCAGCGTCGCCCTCCACCCACTCGACTCTATCGACGGGATCGACTCCTTTTATTGGCGTCGTTTTTTTAGATGTAGACCGCTTTAAAACGATCAACGACGGACTCGGACACGAGGTGGGCGATCGCCTCCTGGTCGCTTTTGCGAAACGCCTGCAACAAATTCTGGGGGAACAACGGCGAAAATCGATGACCGATACGGGATTGCGGCGAACCCAGGCGATGGCGAACGCTAAAGTCGCCCGGGTCGGTAGTGACGAATTCGCTATCCTTTTAGAAAATATCCGCCAAGTGGAGGAGGCGGCAGGTATTGCCGAACAAGTCCGGCGTCAACTGACGATTCCTTTTGACATTGAAGGACACGAAATCTACAGCAGCGCCAGCATCGGGATGGCCCTCGGTCCGGCGTCGGAAGACCGGGATCTGTTGCGCGAAGCCCATACGGCGATGTATCGGGCGAAAGTGTTGGGCAAACCCAATCTCGAAGTCTTTGAAGCGACGATGCAAAGTAATGCGATCGCCCGCCTGGAACTCGAAACGGATTTGCGCCGTTCTCTACGCGATAACGAACACCTCCGCCAAAAAATCCACGATCTCCAATTGCGCGGCGAGGATTATTCCGCCCTCAATTCTCAATTCCCCGTCTACTACCAACCGATTGTAGACTTGCCAAGCGGACGGATTGCCGGATTTGAAGCCCTCGTCCGTTGGGAACATCCCCAACGCGGTCGGGTCTTCCCCGGTGAGTTCATCCCCCTGGCGGAAGAAACCGGGGAAATCATCCCCCTCGGGGCGTGGGTTTTAGAAGAAGCTTGCCGTCAGGTCCGCCAATGGCAACAGCAGATCCCCGGTTGCGAACATCTGACGATCGCCATTAATTTATCGGGAAAACAGTTTAATCAGCTCGATCTGCTCGATACGATCGCCACGACCCTCGAACTTACCCAACTCGATCCCCACTGCGTCAAACTCGAAATCACCGAAAGCGTGGTCATGGACGAAGTGGAAGCGGCGATCGCGATGTTGAATAAGATGAAAGCGTTAAATGTCAAACTCGGGATCGACGATTTCGGGACGGGTTATTCGTCGTTGAGTTATTTGCACCAATTTCCGACGGATACGTTAAAGGTGGATCGTTCTTTTGTCAGTCGCATGGAACAGGGAGAGGACAAACGGGCGATCGTCAAAACGATTATTGATTTAGCCCATAATTTGAACATGGAAGTCGTGGCGGAAGGAATCGAAACGCCGGAGGAATTAGCCCGGTTGCGATCGCTCGCTTGCGAGTACGGTCAGGGTTATTTTTTCGCCAAACCGTTACCGAAACATGAGGCAACGGCGTTGTTGCACTCGAATCCGAGATGGTAG
- the dapB gene encoding 4-hydroxy-tetrahydrodipicolinate reductase, with amino-acid sequence MASQVIPAIVNGAGGKMGREVVKAIASSPDLKLVAAVDRNPDYIGRDVGEIAGCGPLEIPILNDLEGSLGMAVQEKELGVMVDFTHPSSVYDNVRSAIAYGIRPVVGTTGLSPQQIQELAEFADKASTGCLIIPNFSIGMVLLQQAAISASKYFDHVEIIELHHNQKADAPSGTAIKTAEMLAELGKPYNPPSVEESEKLTGARGALAGEGIRIHSVRLPGLIAHQEVIFGAPGQIYTLRHDTSDRACYMPGVLLAIRKVTELKTLVYGLEKIL; translated from the coding sequence ATGGCAAGTCAAGTTATTCCCGCGATCGTGAATGGTGCAGGCGGTAAAATGGGTCGGGAAGTCGTCAAGGCGATCGCCAGCAGCCCGGATCTCAAATTAGTCGCCGCCGTCGATCGCAATCCGGACTATATCGGTCGAGACGTCGGCGAAATTGCCGGATGTGGTCCGTTAGAAATTCCCATCCTCAACGACCTCGAAGGCAGTCTGGGAATGGCCGTCCAAGAAAAAGAACTCGGCGTCATGGTCGATTTTACCCATCCGAGTTCCGTATACGACAACGTGCGATCGGCGATCGCCTACGGCATCCGCCCCGTCGTCGGAACCACCGGATTGAGCCCCCAGCAAATCCAAGAACTCGCCGAATTTGCCGATAAAGCCAGTACGGGCTGTTTGATTATCCCCAACTTTTCCATCGGCATGGTCTTGCTGCAACAAGCCGCAATTTCCGCCTCCAAATACTTCGATCACGTCGAAATTATCGAACTCCACCACAACCAAAAAGCGGACGCCCCCAGTGGAACCGCCATCAAAACCGCCGAAATGCTCGCCGAACTCGGCAAACCCTACAACCCGCCCTCCGTCGAAGAAAGCGAAAAACTCACCGGAGCCCGTGGCGCCCTCGCCGGAGAGGGAATCCGCATCCACAGCGTCCGTCTGCCCGGACTGATCGCCCATCAAGAGGTGATTTTCGGCGCTCCCGGCCAGATTTATACATTGCGTCACGACACCAGCGATCGCGCCTGCTACATGCCCGGCGTTCTGCTCGCCATCCGTAAAGTCACCGAACTCAAAACCTTAGTCTATGGTTTAGAAAAGATCCTCTAA
- a CDS encoding phosphate ABC transporter permease, which translates to MLVPLKRETFHELIPAVATGAQYAYFWGNLNQFLKRLLFSVVGILICTLMANFWIEEWKPFLFLLGLVVGLYWLWGPVASAARRNYECRRYKYSGLWQGEVFDVFLSEELVGTEETVNSQGDLVIVENRERRLNLEIGDENGFVTAIQVPLKRQHKGIRPGSRAEMLVMSNRADLSRIAKVSDVYLSDLDLWVSDYPYLRRDFFVEISTEIDRSPRRGPSEPRPRRVRR; encoded by the coding sequence ATGCTGGTTCCCTTAAAGCGCGAAACCTTTCACGAACTGATCCCCGCCGTAGCCACAGGCGCTCAATATGCCTACTTCTGGGGCAATCTCAACCAATTCCTCAAACGGCTGTTATTTTCCGTCGTCGGGATCCTCATCTGTACCCTGATGGCCAACTTTTGGATCGAGGAATGGAAACCCTTTCTATTCCTGCTCGGTTTAGTCGTCGGTTTGTATTGGCTGTGGGGTCCAGTCGCCTCCGCCGCCCGTCGGAACTACGAATGTCGCCGTTACAAATACAGTGGCTTGTGGCAAGGCGAAGTCTTCGATGTCTTCCTCAGCGAAGAACTCGTCGGGACCGAAGAAACTGTCAACAGTCAAGGAGATTTAGTCATTGTCGAAAACCGAGAACGGCGGCTCAATCTCGAAATTGGCGACGAAAACGGCTTTGTCACCGCCATTCAAGTCCCCCTCAAACGCCAGCATAAAGGCATCCGACCCGGAAGCCGCGCCGAAATGCTCGTGATGTCCAATCGAGCCGATCTCAGCCGCATTGCCAAAGTTTCGGACGTTTATTTGAGCGATCTCGACCTCTGGGTGAGCGATTACCCCTACTTACGCCGAGATTTCTTCGTCGAAATCAGCACTGAAATCGATCGCAGCCCCCGAAGGGGGCCGAGCGAACCCAGACCGAGGCGAGTTCGGCGGTGA
- a CDS encoding precorrin-8X methylmutase, translating to MEWHMTDAQSLGIIDREIGEHVFSPAEYEIVRRVIYATADFEYKSLIRFSDQALQAGAAALAARTTIVVDVPMVQVGIAPYIQNTFANPVYCSMEALTRPQKEKTRAAWGIETLAHRYPEGIFVVGQSQTALTALVELIESEEIRPALVIGTPAGFVGVDAAKARLNDSLIPHIRVDGRKGSAVVAVAIVNGLVDLAWQAYGQEGRGLL from the coding sequence ATGGAATGGCACATGACTGATGCCCAAAGTCTGGGAATTATTGACCGCGAAATCGGCGAACACGTATTTTCACCCGCCGAATACGAAATCGTGCGTCGGGTAATTTATGCCACGGCAGATTTTGAATATAAATCCCTAATTCGCTTTTCCGACCAAGCCCTCCAAGCGGGGGCGGCAGCGTTGGCGGCGCGCACCACCATCGTCGTTGACGTACCGATGGTACAGGTAGGAATTGCCCCCTACATTCAAAATACCTTTGCCAATCCGGTTTACTGCTCGATGGAAGCCCTCACCCGACCTCAGAAAGAAAAAACCCGCGCCGCTTGGGGCATCGAAACTCTCGCCCACCGCTATCCCGAGGGCATTTTTGTCGTCGGTCAATCTCAAACGGCCCTGACGGCTTTAGTCGAGTTAATCGAATCGGAAGAAATTCGCCCGGCTCTGGTCATCGGCACCCCTGCCGGATTTGTCGGGGTCGATGCGGCGAAAGCCCGTCTGAACGATTCGCTCATTCCCCACATCCGCGTAGACGGGCGCAAAGGCAGTGCCGTGGTGGCGGTTGCTATTGTCAACGGGTTGGTAGATTTGGCTTGGCAAGCTTACGGACAAGAGGGGCGCGGGTTGTTGTAA
- a CDS encoding alpha/beta hydrolase — MDKQKLKRLLVGEFSLKRLVKSAVSIYLLLACYAYFLSDWQIFQPPEASYRDGPEILKLKSGEDTWISAIYLVAPDADYTVLYSHGNAEDLGDVRSQLEAIRRSGFSVFAYDYRGYGTSEGRPSEANAYRDIEAAYRYLTGSRAIASDRILVYGRSVGSGPSVDLAARYPVGGLILESAFTSVFGVVFPFPVFPFDKFNNIRKITQVTCPVLVIHGREDTVIPFAHGRRLWEAAPEPKLFLAVDGAGHNDVIEVAGDRIAEAWQQFSRLVGDGVR; from the coding sequence ATGGACAAACAAAAACTCAAACGCCTGCTGGTCGGTGAATTTTCGTTGAAGCGTCTGGTGAAATCGGCGGTCTCAATTTACTTGCTGCTCGCCTGTTATGCCTATTTTTTGAGCGATTGGCAGATTTTTCAACCGCCCGAGGCGAGTTATCGGGATGGACCGGAGATTCTCAAGCTGAAATCTGGCGAGGATACCTGGATTTCAGCGATTTATTTAGTCGCACCTGACGCTGATTACACCGTACTCTATTCTCATGGCAATGCGGAAGACTTGGGGGACGTGCGATCGCAGCTCGAAGCGATTCGCAGGAGCGGTTTTTCGGTCTTCGCTTACGATTATCGGGGCTACGGTACCAGTGAAGGCCGTCCGTCGGAGGCCAATGCTTACCGGGATATCGAAGCGGCTTATCGCTATTTAACCGGATCTCGGGCGATTGCGAGCGATCGCATCCTCGTCTACGGGCGATCGGTCGGAAGCGGTCCGTCGGTGGATCTGGCGGCGCGCTATCCCGTGGGCGGTTTAATCTTAGAAAGTGCTTTTACTAGCGTCTTTGGCGTCGTCTTCCCCTTTCCGGTGTTTCCTTTCGATAAATTTAACAACATCCGTAAAATTACTCAGGTCACCTGCCCGGTGTTAGTGATTCATGGCCGTGAGGATACCGTGATTCCTTTTGCCCACGGGCGACGTTTGTGGGAAGCTGCCCCGGAACCGAAACTGTTTTTAGCGGTAGACGGCGCCGGACACAACGACGTTATCGAGGTGGCGGGCGATCGCATCGCCGAGGCATGGCAGCAATTTTCTCGTCTGGTGGGGGACGGAGTTCGCTGA
- the gcvH gene encoding glycine cleavage system protein GcvH, which translates to MALEYPDDLKYLDSHEYVRLDGEIATIGLSAFALDQLGDIVFIELPDIGEALEKGESFGTVESVKAVEDLYPPLSGTVVERNEAVVDAPELLSEDPYGEGWLLKIRIVDADELDEALSADEYRAQVEGE; encoded by the coding sequence ATGGCCTTGGAATATCCTGACGATCTCAAATATCTCGACAGTCACGAATACGTTCGTCTCGACGGCGAAATTGCCACCATTGGCTTGAGTGCATTTGCCCTCGACCAACTCGGCGATATCGTTTTTATCGAACTGCCCGATATTGGTGAAGCCTTGGAAAAAGGCGAAAGTTTCGGAACCGTAGAATCGGTCAAAGCCGTCGAAGATCTCTATCCTCCCCTATCCGGAACCGTCGTCGAACGCAATGAGGCGGTGGTGGATGCTCCAGAATTATTATCTGAAGATCCTTACGGAGAAGGCTGGTTGCTGAAAATTCGGATTGTGGATGCGGACGAACTCGACGAAGCCCTTTCCGCCGACGAATATCGGGCTCAAGTGGAGGGGGAATAG
- the gcvP gene encoding aminomethyl-transferring glycine dehydrogenase, producing the protein MLNLNSTTNKERVEQPVQTPTATAPSLLDITDSFDRRHNGPTPEAIAQMLQTIGCNSLDELIDATIPAAIRLQQPLNLPPARSEYDALADLKEIAAKNQIFRSFIGMGYSQCITPPVIQRNIIENPGWYTAYTPYQAEIAQGRLEALLNFQTLIIDLTGLEIANASLLDEATAAAEAMTLSHGACKTKANTFFVAEDCHPQTLEVVQTRARHQGIEVLVGNPATFDFDRPIFGALLQYPASDGTLYDYREFVERAHHAKALVTVAADLLALALLTPPGEFGADIAVGNTQRFGVPLGYGGPHAAYFATREKFKRQVPGRIVGISKDADGQPALRLALQTREQHIRREKATSNICTAQVLLAVVASMYAVYHGPEGIRRIARRVHRATAILAQGLKRLGYDLGDRPFFDTLRVPLNTRPLPQILEAAAARRINLRVFDETAVGVSLDETTNERDLIDLLEIFAGSESLPFSLEDLVDGLDDSYPAPFARSSPYLTHPAFHSYHSETELLRYLKRLETKDLSLTTSMIPLGSCTMKLNAAAEMFPVTWPEFGKLHPFAPKSQAEGYQILFQQLENWLAEITGFSGISLQPNAGSQGEYAGLKVIRAYHEDRGEGHRHICLIPTSAHGTNPASAVMCGMKVVAVACDDNGNIDVADLQGKAEKHAENLGALMVTYPSTHGVFEEQIEEICEIVHRYGGQVYLDGANLNAQVGLCRPGDYGADVCHLNLHKTFCIPHGGGGPGMGPIGVRSHLVPFLPGHGVVELGDDQSIGAVSAAPWGSPSILTISWMYIAMMGAQGLTEASRLAILNANYIAARLAESYPVLYKGKSGLVAHECILDLRELKKTADIAVDDIAKRLMDYGFHAPTVSWPVAGTVMVEPTESESKEELDRFCDAMIGIRREIAEIEAGSLDREHNPLKHAPHTAQVAIAEKWDRPYSRERGVYPAPWTREHKFWPPVGRIDNAFGDRNFVCSCAPMESYTEG; encoded by the coding sequence ATGTTGAATTTGAATAGCACCACCAACAAAGAACGGGTCGAACAGCCCGTGCAAACCCCGACCGCAACCGCCCCGTCCCTGCTCGACATTACCGATTCCTTCGATCGCCGCCACAACGGACCGACCCCGGAGGCGATCGCCCAAATGCTCCAAACCATCGGCTGTAACAGCCTCGACGAACTGATCGACGCCACGATCCCCGCCGCCATCCGCCTCCAACAGCCCCTCAACCTCCCCCCCGCCCGTAGCGAGTACGACGCCCTCGCCGACCTCAAAGAAATCGCCGCCAAAAACCAAATCTTCCGCTCCTTCATCGGCATGGGCTACTCCCAATGCATCACCCCCCCCGTCATCCAGCGCAACATCATCGAAAACCCCGGCTGGTACACCGCCTACACCCCCTACCAAGCCGAAATCGCCCAAGGGCGGCTCGAAGCCCTGCTTAACTTCCAAACCCTAATTATCGACCTGACCGGACTCGAAATCGCCAACGCTTCCCTCCTCGACGAAGCCACCGCCGCCGCCGAAGCCATGACCCTCAGTCACGGCGCCTGCAAAACCAAAGCCAACACCTTCTTCGTCGCCGAAGACTGTCACCCCCAAACCCTCGAAGTCGTTCAAACCCGCGCCCGCCACCAAGGGATCGAAGTCCTCGTCGGCAACCCCGCCACCTTCGATTTCGATCGCCCCATCTTCGGCGCCCTCCTCCAATATCCTGCCAGCGACGGAACCCTCTACGACTACCGCGAATTCGTCGAACGCGCCCACCACGCCAAAGCCCTCGTCACCGTCGCCGCCGACCTCCTCGCCCTCGCCCTACTGACCCCTCCCGGGGAATTCGGCGCCGATATCGCCGTCGGCAATACCCAGCGCTTCGGCGTTCCCCTCGGTTACGGCGGCCCCCACGCCGCCTATTTCGCCACCCGGGAAAAATTCAAACGCCAAGTCCCCGGTCGCATCGTCGGTATTTCCAAAGACGCCGACGGTCAACCCGCCTTACGCTTAGCCCTGCAAACCCGCGAACAGCACATCCGCCGGGAAAAAGCCACCAGTAACATCTGTACCGCCCAAGTCCTGCTCGCCGTCGTCGCCTCCATGTACGCCGTCTACCACGGTCCCGAAGGCATCCGACGGATCGCCCGCCGCGTCCACCGCGCCACGGCGATTTTAGCCCAAGGCTTGAAACGCTTGGGGTACGATTTAGGCGATCGCCCCTTCTTCGATACCCTGCGCGTTCCCCTCAACACCAGACCCCTGCCACAAATCCTCGAAGCCGCCGCCGCCCGCCGAATTAACCTGCGCGTCTTCGACGAAACCGCCGTCGGCGTCAGCCTCGACGAAACCACCAACGAGCGCGATTTAATCGACTTGCTCGAAATCTTCGCCGGAAGCGAATCCCTCCCCTTCAGCCTCGAAGACCTCGTCGACGGGCTCGACGACAGCTATCCGGCCCCGTTCGCCCGCAGCAGCCCCTATCTCACCCATCCCGCCTTCCATTCCTACCACTCGGAAACCGAACTGCTGCGTTATCTCAAACGCCTCGAAACCAAAGACCTCTCCCTGACGACCTCGATGATTCCCTTGGGGTCTTGTACGATGAAGCTCAACGCCGCCGCCGAAATGTTCCCGGTGACCTGGCCCGAATTCGGCAAGCTGCACCCCTTTGCCCCCAAATCCCAAGCGGAAGGGTATCAAATCTTATTCCAACAATTAGAAAACTGGCTCGCCGAAATTACCGGATTTAGCGGCATTTCCCTGCAACCGAACGCGGGATCTCAAGGAGAATATGCCGGGCTGAAGGTAATTCGCGCCTATCACGAAGATCGCGGCGAAGGACACCGCCACATCTGCTTGATTCCGACTTCGGCCCATGGAACCAACCCGGCGAGTGCGGTGATGTGCGGGATGAAAGTGGTGGCGGTCGCTTGCGACGACAACGGTAATATCGACGTTGCCGACTTGCAGGGGAAAGCCGAAAAACACGCCGAGAATTTAGGGGCGCTGATGGTGACCTATCCGTCCACTCACGGCGTGTTTGAAGAGCAGATCGAGGAAATTTGCGAGATCGTTCACCGTTATGGCGGTCAGGTTTATCTCGACGGGGCGAATTTGAACGCTCAAGTGGGATTGTGCCGTCCGGGGGATTACGGCGCCGATGTCTGTCATTTGAATTTGCATAAAACTTTCTGTATTCCCCATGGTGGCGGCGGTCCGGGGATGGGTCCGATTGGGGTGCGATCGCATCTCGTCCCGTTTTTACCCGGTCACGGCGTGGTCGAACTCGGCGACGACCAGAGCATCGGTGCGGTGTCGGCAGCGCCGTGGGGCAGTCCGAGTATTCTCACGATTTCTTGGATGTATATTGCGATGATGGGGGCGCAAGGGCTGACCGAAGCCAGTCGCCTCGCGATTTTGAATGCGAATTATATCGCTGCCCGTCTCGCCGAGTCTTATCCGGTTTTGTATAAAGGAAAGTCCGGGTTGGTCGCCCACGAGTGTATTTTGGACCTGCGCGAGTTGAAGAAAACTGCGGATATTGCCGTGGACGATATCGCCAAACGGTTGATGGATTACGGGTTTCATGCCCCTACGGTGTCTTGGCCCGTGGCGGGGACGGTGATGGTCGAACCGACGGAGAGCGAGTCGAAGGAGGAGTTAGACCGCTTCTGCGATGCGATGATTGGCATTCGTCGGGAGATTGCCGAAATTGAGGCGGGAAGTCTCGACCGAGAGCATAATCCGCTCAAACACGCGCCCCATACGGCTCAGGTGGCGATCGCCGAAAAGTGGGATCGTCCTTATTCCCGGGAACGGGGGGTGTATCCGGCGCCGTGGACTCGGGAACACAAGTTCTGGCCCCCGGTCGGACGGATTGACAATGCGTTCGGCGATCGCAATTTCGTCTGTTCTTGCGCCCCGATGGAGAGTTATACCGAGGGGTGA